The sequence ATGTCACCATTTCCTCTTAAGATGTTGATACTAATCGCAGAATCTGGGCTGTAATGAAAGGTTATAGAGATGTTCACCCAAAACTTGAATTTATAAATGAAAGCCGATGTTTTACAAGAGACAAGGGGGATTTATCCATTTGTTTTGGTATTTATCCATTTGTAAGCCTCTATATCAGCAGTTTTAACCATAACTTTAGTGATTGCTAATGTAGTTGCGCGTGGTATTGGTGGTGGTTATTGATGGGGCTGATTTATCAGGTTTTTTCAGGATAAAATTTAATTACAATGAAATAGGTAATATTAATATCATTTAATTGAGGCGTTATATTTCTTTATTTAATGATACCCCCAATTGATACTAATATCAGTAGTGGTTTTGTCGAGGTTTTATGAATAGGCTTTATCAATTAATGTGATGTTATTAAAATCTTTCTTTTTAATTTTAACTAAGAAGGGTGAAACTCAAAGCATTAGGTCGATTGAACTGTGATGTTGATTCCATGATTAAGCTGTTTTTGGTTAGTGTTTGTGCTCTATTTTGTTGAAAGATATTTCAATTTGATATGAGTGAGGTTTTTATAATGCCTGTGTCACTGGAGAAACCTTACTATATTAACGATTTGCTTCAATAAACATTCTTTTTGAGTGAGTTATAACCAGAAAGCAAAAGTGGCTTTTGATTAATTAATACGCACTATCAAACATAGTCTAAGTAAGTCGGTTTTGTTTTATTTACAGCGCTGAAAAAGCCCCTAATTAGACGGGCTAATAGGAGCTCTCGGCAGCTTTTCTTTCTACCGCTTTTTTGACAAGGAACGTAAGGCTAAAGGCTAAAGGCTAAAGGCTAAAGGCTAAAGGCCAAAGAGGCTAGAAGTTGAAGCTTGCGGTAACGCGCACTACGTCTTCTTCAAATGGTGTTGTGCCTCCTGAACCATCTGGCACCATTGCTGAATCATTGATCTTACCGTAATCCACCGTTAGGCCTATCATGCGCCAGTTTACCGTTGTTCCTATTGAACCATAGACGTTGTCGATATTGAGGCCGTTAAGTGAAGCATCGTCAAACTCCACATCTGCATTTAGATAGTTGATACCAATCTTAGGGATGATATCGAACTCGGCGATTTCAAACTTATAACCGATGTTGGAGTACAGTCCCCATGCATCTTGTGAGTTTGACTGTTCTAAATCTACCGCTTCTGTACCCAATGAGAAACCACCACCGACAACGATATTGTTCGACAATTCTTTACTGTAGCCGAAGGTTGCCAGTTCTTGATTGCCGATGAAAGTGACACCAGCTTCGATAGAGTTATCGCGGTCTTTTGCGAATGCAGACAATGGGATACATACCGTTGCAATAACGATTGCTGGTAAAACGAAGGTTTTCTTATTCATGATTCTCTTTCTCATTTTTTCAGGATGGAAAAAGTCTACGCAATAATGAGGCTCAAATATGAGTCGCGGCACAGTCAAGAATGAGCTGAAAAAGAACTGACATTAAGCGAATAAAACTCACCTAAATAGGGAGATCAAGGTAAGGTTTTATGGTTAGGCAGTGAGCGGTAGATGTCGTTTAACATGCACCGTCAAGAACGACGATTTGCGGTTCTTTTTCCGGTTGATAGAGTACCTGGCAAAAATCACCAACAGGTGAATAGGTGTAACTCTCCGTATCAAAAGAGATAGCAGCGACTCTTTCTGCATTGCTGCCTTCCTCTACTTCTTTGTTGTTTACGTAGAGTTCTGCTTGGTCAATGTTCAACAGGCGCCTTAAGGAATCGACATAGCGATAGGGTAACCATGGCAGACGTAGTAGGTTTCAATCTCAGTCTTTTCAACGTAGTCACATTCTCCCTCCACACCAGCAATCGCAGACTTTGCATAGATCATGTCGATACCCGTGCGAAGGTTGCCAGCCACATCGTGTATTTTGCTCGCGCGAGCACTGCCCTGAATATCTAAGAATTTGACCATGGCCGTGGCAGAAACCACCGCTAAGATCAGTACAGCGACGATAAGTTCTAAGAGAGTGAAGCCGTTTTGTCTGCTCATATTTACCAATGAATGAATCTGATTAAGTGACGGTTTGAGGGTAATCGAAATGCTAAAACCATTACAGGGAGTAGGTGTAAGGACAACCTGATGGTCTAATTCGAAATCATCTTTAAATCATTAATTAACAAAGAGTTATGTTTGTCTCTTTGTTGTTTTGCGTAATGTAAGCCTACGTAAGCGTTCACATTAGTGCTGTTACCTTGTTTATTAATCATTCAAAGTTCTAACTTGTTGATAAAAATAACTTTATTAACCGACTTATCGAACGAATAGAAATTGGCTTTCGACTTCGTTTGACGGGATTGGCTTGCTAAACAAATACCCTTGAAGGTATTGGTATCCACAGTCGATTAAGAAGTCTTTTTGTGTCTCGGTTTCGACGCCCTCAGCCACCACTTTGAGCCCCAACTTGTCGCAAATCGCATGGGTCGCTTGGACAATTGCTTTGCTTCCTTTATGTGAACCGTGAACAAAGCTTTTATCGAGTTTTACGGTGCTAATTGGTAAGTCGTGCAGCATAGAGAGGGAAGAGTAGCCAGTGCCAAAATCATCAAGGTGGAGTTCAACGCCTAATTTAGAGATGTCGCTTAATGCTTGCCTTACTTCACCGTGTTTGAAAATCATCGAAGACTCAGTGATCTCAAGTGCAATGTTTTGAGGTTGGATATTGTAGAAGTTAAGCATCGCAGACAGCTGCTCAGCAAAGGTTGCGTGCATCTGAATACTCGAGATGTTGATACTCATCATTAGCTCGCTATCAAATTCTCGATGCCATATTGATAGCTGCTTAAGGGCTGAATTGAGCACCCATTTTCCGAGTGGCACTATCTGCCCTGTTTCTTCCGCCAAGGTGATGAATTCATCAGGGCCAATGTTACCGAGCTCTTTGTCTGACCATCGAAGTAGCGCTTCAAAGCCCTTAACCTTGACACTGTTGGTATTCATGATCGGCTGATAATGCAGATCGAGATCTTCGTTCTCTAGGGCTTGGGTCAATCGATGGCGAATTTCTACTTTTCGGTGAAGCGTTTGTGCTAAGTCCGGAGTGAAGGTTTGGAAGCGGTTTCGACCATTGGCTTTAGCAATATGCATCGCCATTCCCGCTTGTTTGAGCAATGACTCTTGATCCACGGCGTTATCAGGGAAATGTGCAGTGCCAATGCTGCAACCGACAGAGAGGGTGCCAATGCCGCTTATATGAAAGCTTCGGTTCAAGGCATCAATAATGCGCGTGCAAAGCAGTGGGATGTTTTGATTTCTGCAGGTGTGGGCGATCACAATGAATTCATCGCCACCGAATCGCCCAATCATGCAGGTTTCGTCAACGAGCTGCTTGAGACGTTCACCCACTTGTTTGAGCAGTTGGTCACCCACACTGTGCCCGTAGGTGTCATTAACCAGTTTGAAGCCATCAAGATCAACGAACATCAGCTCAAAGGGAGAGCGATAGGCAATACTGGTTTCTAAGAGGTTGGTGATTCCACGGCGATTGTATAGTTCGGTTAAACAGTCGTGCTCTGCATTGTATCTGGCCTTGATCAGTTTCTTTTTCTGCTTAGTGGTACAAGTCAGATTTAACAGCAGTTCACTCTTATCAAATAGCCACTTTCCCTGCACATCAAAGTGGTGGGCTTTATCACCAATATGGCAGCTGACTTCTTCTAAAATCTCTCGCCCTTTGCGTGCAGAGAACAACCAGTGGGCTGCAATTTCTTCACTTGAAACAAAGTCGGAGAGGGTGGAAAACGGCATGCCATAGTTCTGGGAAAATGCAGAGTTAGCACTCACTACCGCTCCCGATCTATCAAATAGAAGAGAGAGGTTTGAACCATCCGAGCAAGCGAGATCGTGCTTTAGACTACCTTCTTCCGCGACGACTTGTACCAACATGCCGGTTCGGCCGTCTGGTAGTGGGATCCCAGAAAACAGACACAATGCACGCTTCGAAATGTAGTTGGGAGTGAAGTTCCACCATGTCTTGATGCTTTCGTTGCGTAGAAATTGCCTTTGGTATTCTTCGAGCGTTGCTTCTATTGCCTTAGACATCTCGACGCTGAAATCACGTGACGTCAGCTCAAACAGAGATTCAGACTCCCAGAGAGGTAGGGCACTGCTGTTTGCCCAAGTTATTCTCTTATTATCAATGTCATATATCCAAATAGGACACTTGAGATACTCGAAGGGCTGATAACTTGTCATCATATTGAACTCGGCACACGGATATTTGGGTCGAACGAAGCCTACTGACTCATGCAGTCAGTAGGCTGTTTGTCTTTGTCTTTATCTTTAATTTCAACGTTTACAGGTTCAGTGAGCGGATGATTTTCGTCACTTTACCTTGCGGCGTGGTCTCGATGACATAGCCTTTCTTATCATCAAATATCTCACCATCAATCAACTGCCATCCATTCGGTTGCTTTGTGATCTCTTTAGGGAAGTCCTTATCGAACATCGAATAATTTGGATAAACCGTTTCGATGGCTTCGAACAACAGTTGAGCCTCATCTTGGTTAGTGACCACGAAGTTTTCCTTAAGACACATGGTTAACTCTGGCAATGGTTGGGTTGTGTAAGGTTCTGTCACCGTACCCAATACACCTTTGTGTGAGTAAAAGAGGTATGACCCACTGCTACTCTCGTTGCCGTCTGGCGACTTGATTGAAGGCGTGGCGCTGTAGAATTCACAACTAAAAACCATCTTCTGAATAATGCTGTTTTGTGGCGTCACCTGAATGTCTATCCAAGCACTGACTTGTTCTTGAATCTTGTTCACTGTGTCATGTTTATTGGTGTCAGCAATAAGCGGTGTTGAAACTAAAGCAGTGGTTGTAAGTAACAGTGAAAGCGATTTATTCATCTTAAAGAGGGCCCTGTGTCCAAGTGGTGGTTGTCTAATAATGAGTTAATTTATTGTTTGGGTGAATGTTACTTTAGGAACTTATCGCTTAATAGGTTCTGTGGCGTGCTCAATAATGGAAAATACTGGCTCACTAAATAAGTAATCGATTTCTTTTGATTTCAGACACAACCCATCGGTTTATTGGACTGCTTGTTTGTTATTTTATAGTGTTATTCACTGATATGAGCTGGGTGTGCGGATGGTTGATTTGATCGGAATTTGTAAACGCCTTAAATGTAAGTGCGCGTAAGAAAATAAAGCAAATGTAAGCGAGCGATAAGCGGACAAAACACGTCAACCCTTCCCTCAGCTTGCTACAGCTTTTATGCTACAGCCTTTGTAAAGAAAGGCTCAGTGGTTGCTGAATTCCATATTTTGTAAACGTGCATGTACAAAAGTGATTACTATGTTTTGCGTACGGTAAAGTTAAGGCTCTAATAACAACATTGATGATATATGAACAGTATATATACTGCCCTCGCTTTTAATAAATACTGGTGATAGGAATGTCAAAAACCAAAGTGCTCATTGTTGAAGATGACCAAGAGATAGCTCGTTTAACAACGCTTTACCTCGAAGCTGAAGGCTACAGTGTTAGCGTTGTTCATGAAGGGAATTTGGCACTTGAAGCGATCCGAAGCATTGAACCTGACTTAGTACTGTTGGACTTGATGCTTCCAGGCATGAGCGGCGCGCAGATCTGCCGTCAGGCTCGTGAGTTTTACAATGGCATGATCTTAGTGCTAACAGCTTCTGCCGATGAAATGAGTGAGGTCAGTTTATTCAAGTTTGGTGCGGATGATTATGTTGCCAAACCGATTCGTGGTCATGCCTTATTAGCTCGAATTGAAGCGTTATTGCGTCGAGCTGCGCCTGCTGCAAAAGCGCAAGAAACCGCGGCTGAAAAGCAGTGCGATATTGTCATCAACAGTGCGGCTCAAAGCGCCACCTTGTATGGACAGAACCTCAAGCTTACCTCTGCTGAGTTTGAAATCTTAAACCTCCTTGTGAATAACATCTGTCAGGTTGTAACACGAGACCAGTGTTGTCAGCTATTCCGAGGGATCGATTACGCGTTTAACGACCGCTCGATTGATATGCGCGTTTCTGGTCTGCGCCGCAAGTTGCGCATTCACGCAAAAGACAAACAGCTGATCCGCACAGTTCGCAACAAGGGGTACATGCTGGTTGCGTAAGTTCATTACTGCAAAACTTCGCTCGGTTTCGATGTTTGCTCGTTTGTACCTTGGCATTGTGACGGGAATGTCGGCAACGATATTTTTGTTTTTGAACCTTGGTGAAGGGCACATGCGAAGAACCGAGATTGAAACCTTCCTCAACGACGGTATCTACTTTGCTGAGCAGTACACTCGCCAACATAACCAAGAAAACTCACTCTATAAAGAACTCGATAGAACAGGCTACCAACAATTTTATATCTTCAATTTACGCCTGTTGGAGAATTGGTCGGGCGAAGCGCCTTGCCAACGATGTGAGTTATACACAACCTTGAATGGGGTGCCGATTTATCTGAGTGACAACAATCTCTATTCTGCAGTCTTTCAGTTACCAAATTCTCGATTTAGCTTTGCATTCAGTGAGGTAGGGGATTTCTTCTCTCCCGAGATTGAATGGTATGAGGATTCAGAAAGACACTTCCTAATGGGGTTGTTACTGGCTGTCATTGTGGCGATTGGAGCAAGTGTTTACTTACCTGTGAGGCGTTTTCAAGAAAGAATAGAGCTGTTAGTTGAGAAGCAGAAACAGTTCGGCAAGGGCAAGCTCAGCACCCGTTCGGAGTTGGACGAAATTCACCCTGTATCTGATTTGGCGAGCAGTTTTAACTTCATGGCTGAAGAGATCGAGAGCAAGGTGAAACAGAGTCATATCTTCGCTCAAGCTATCCCTCACGAAGTGCGTACGCCGTTGAGTCGTATTCAGTTGGCGACTGATATTTTAAGAAGGGGAGCACCAGAACACCATCAAGCGCTTTTTGATGATATTGATACCTACATTGAGGATATTAACGACCTCACATCAGAAATTATCATGCTGTCGAAGCTGAACGTTATGGATAACTCCTTCTTTGAACTGGTAAAAGTGAGAGCTAGCCTGCTTGAGTACTGTCTAGATAGGATTCGCTATTCTCAGTTGGATAACGTGACCTTCGATTCTAAAGTTCAGCAAGAAAGCACGATAAAATGTGACTGCTCGATGGCGCGCTTGGTGTTTGATAACATTCTTAAGAACGCAGGCAACTACACACAAGACAAAGTGTGGATGACACTGGATGAGAACTCAGAAAACTGGCTGGTGGTGATTGAAGATAATGGTTCTGGAATCCCAGCAGAGCGACGCGATGAAGTGTTTCTTCCTTTTTCTCGTTTAGATTCAAGTCGTACATCGGCAACGGGAGGATTGGGTTTAGGCCTTGCGATTGCTCTATCGGCCGCTAAAAAGCTCTCTTGGGACATCAAAATTGATGACAGTAGCCATGGTGGAGCAAAGTTCAGTATTGTGATTCCTAAGACCTTATAACTGGGCGCTTTGAGAGTTCCCTAAGCTCTAGGTCTCGTTTCTAGGTCTAGCTTCGGAGACAACAAAGCCACGGTCGAATACCGTGGCTTTTTAGTATGCTCATTTACCAAGAGGTGAGCGCTTGGGACGTAATGCTAACAACGGTGAAGGCCGTAAATAGCATGGTCAACGATGCGACCATTTAAGTTCTCATTGCGCGTGATGATGCCTTCTAAGGTGAAATGTAAGCGTTCACAAACCTTGCGACTGCTTTGGTTGCCCGTTGCGGCTGATATCTCGACCTTTTCCATATCTAACTCATTGAAAGCAATATCAATCAGCTTTGCGACCACGCGGGTAACAATCCCCTTTCCTTGATACGTTTCAGACAGCCAATAGCCTATCGTGACTTTCTGCTTATTGTGGTCAATGGTGTTGAAGCTACAGTTACCGACGATATTATCTTTATATACAATCGCACAGGTCATGCTTTGGCCCTCTGCATAATCGTGCAGCGAGCGTTGGATGAAGATCCTAAAGTCTTGCTCGGTTTTACAATGTGGCGGCCACACGAGCCATTGGCTCAGGTACTCATTCTGGCTTTGTGAGATTTCCGCGTAGTGAGAAGCGAAGCTCTCTTCAACCAATGCGATGGATAGTTCATTATCGATAACTGTTTTAAACATGTTTTTCCTTTTCTTATGGCTGCTGATTTAGTGGATCTTAGTCGGCAGGATATAATGTCGCATGATTTTTAATATGCAACCACTTGTAGCACGGAATTTTCGTGATACGTTAGATCTATCACGAAACTCATTAAACCTTACAATAGTTGTGTATATAATCATTAGCTATGCATTAGTATTGGCGGCCTAAATATATAAAAACTATAAAAATGCTAGGCTTAAATAATGAATCAACATTGCCAGGACGTGACCGTAGACCTAAGGAAGGCTCTATTCGGTATTGCTAAGGCGCTTGATAACGTCGGTTTCGAAAGCAAAAATCATGGACAGAGGGTGGGTTACATCGCGTATCGGTGTGCTCTGAGTGTGGGGTGGGAAGAAGAGCAAGCGCAACTTGCGTTCTCATTGGGGTTAATTCACGACTGCGGTGTATCGCAAATTGACGAGCAGCGTAGTTTGGTTTCAGGGTTCATTCCTGACTCGAGTTACCACCATTGTCAAAAGGGGTACCAAATTCTAAAAGAGTGCCCGGTTCTTTCTATATTCGCTAAGCCGGTGCTTTATCATCATACCCCTTGGACTGACTTAAAGACTATTCATATCAGTGAGTTAGAAAAAGAGCTAGCTGCTATCGTGATGCTTGCCGATAGGGTTGACTACTTGTATGGCATCACCTCTTCAGATCGTTATGGAAATCTCACACCCGATGGCAAAACGAGCATCATTGAACGTTTAACAGAACAAGCGGATGAGATGTTCGAAACCAACCTTGTGCAACACATGTGTGAGTTGGTTGATTTGGATGATTTTTGGTTCTCGATGGAGATCCCTTACATTGAAAACATGAGGGATAACTTTGAACCTGTGCCATTCTTTTCTCAACAAATGTCGCTGGACGAGACGGTGGCCTTTGCCGAGTTTATTGCCAATGTTGTGGATACCAAGAGCTCGTTTACCTTTAAGCACTCTTTGAAAGTTGGGCAGCTTTCAGAATACCTCGCCAAACAACTGGGTTATTCCTACACCACTCAGCGCAAACTCTATTTAGCAGGTTTGGTTCATGATATCGGTAAACTGCAAACCCCTAACGATATTCTGCATAAGCCGGATTTACTTACTGAAGAAGAGTATTGCTGTATTAAGCGCCATGCTACGGATACTCGATTTGCATTGCAGGAGTTGTTCAGTTCACCTCAGGTTTGTCAGTGGGCATCTAATCACCATGAAAGGTTAGATGGTTCGGGCTACCCAATGGGTAAAACGGCTGAAGAGCTGGATCAACCGAGTCGAATAGTCGCGGTAGTCGATGTGTTTCAAGCGCTAACTCAGTCTCGCCCTTATCGTGCAGGTATGACATTAGAAGAAACACTCGCTATTTTGACGGACCACGTTGATAACTTTAAGTTGGATCGAGAAGTGTTTGAGTGCCTTAATAAACACGCGCAATATTGCTTTGAACTATCGACAGATAAAAGAATGTACGCGTTTTAACGCCACTGAATGCTTTCGAGGTGTGATGCCTTAACTCATATCCGATGAGAAATGACCAAGCACCAGAAACAGAAAAGCGATAGCCGAGGCTATCGCTTTTTTCATGGGGGCTTATCAGGATCTTTATATCGAGATTAGTAGCGTTTTAATATCTCGATGATCGCTTGCTCAGTTTCCGCTGCGATAATGGCATCAATGTCATCATCATTTTGGAACAATTCTGATAGCGCCATAATCGTATGGATGTGGCTATCTGAGTCCATCGCCGCCAGAGTAATCGAAAGGTAAACGTCACCGTTGTCTTCTGACTCTAAATCAACACCCTTTTTGAATACCGTTACTTGCAGTGATGCTTCGTTCACACCATCTTCAGGGCGAGCATGAGGCATCGCAATCTTTGGTGCCAGAACATAGTACGCGCCGATGTCCTTGTGCTTTTGCTTGATAGCCTCAACATAGCTTGCTTCAATTTTGTTGTTTGCTAGCAGTGTTGAACATGTCACATCAATCGCTGCATCAACTGTTAGGTTCTCTTCAGAGTTGATGATAACGCCTTGGTTACCAATTAAATCGAATAAGCTCATGAAACAATCCACCCTAGAATCAGGCCAACTACACCGAAGTCGAAGTCAGCAAATGTTGTTGCTTCAAGACCAAGGCCACCTAGAACTGGAAGAAGTAGCATTGGTAGGAAAGAGATACATAGACCTTGTGTGAATGAACCAAGAATTGCACCACGTAGACCGCCAGTTGCGTTACCGTAAACGCCCGCTGCACCACCTACGAAGAAGTGAGGAACAACGCCCGCGACTATGATTGTCCAGCCAAGAGCGCCTTGAACTGCCATTGCTAGTAGGCCAGCAGCGAAAGAACAAAGGAAGCCGATAAGTACCGCGTTTGGTGCTACAGGGAATACCATTGGACAGTCTAGAGCAGGTTTCGCACCCGGTACTAGCTTGTCAGAGATACCTTTAAATGCAGGAACGATTTCAGCAATCAGCATCTTCACGCCTTGCAGTACGATGTAAACACCACCTGCAAACACAAGAGACTGCATGAAGGTGAATACTACCCAGTTTTGACCGCCTGATACTGTTTCAACAAAGTCACCACCAGCAACAATAGAAGCAAACATGAAGAAGATTGCCATTGTTGTTGCTACTGCTACAGGTGTATCACGCAGGAACATCAGGCTCTTTGGTACGTTGATGTCTTCTGTCGATTTAGATGTGTCACCGAATTTGCTACCAATGTAACCAGAAACTAAGTATGAGAATGTTGAGAAGTGGCCCATCGCCAGTTGATCGGTACCCATCACTTTCTCTGTGTATTTCTGAGCAAGTGCAGGCATGATAACCATCAGTGAACCCACAATGATCGAGCCGATTGCAACTAGAGCAGTGCCTTCGATGTTAGCTGTAGACAGGATTACCGCTACTAGCATAGACATGAACATTGTGTGGTGACCCGTTAAGAAAATATATTTTAGAGGAGTAATACGAGCCAATAAAATATTCACAACGAATGCGAAGAACATAATTAGAGCCATTTCATAACCGAATGCTTCTTGTGCTAGTGCAACAATTGCTTCGTTATTTGGAATAACACCACTTACGCCGAATGCTTCAGTAAATACCACTGAGAAGTTATTTAGAGCGCCAACAAGAGCACCTGCACCAAAACCTAAAATTAGGAAACCCATTACGGTTTTAATGGTGCCTTTAAGAATAGTGGAAATATCTGCTTTCTGAGCAACTAGGCCAATGAAAGCAATTAAACCTACCATGATCGCTGGCTCTTTTAATAAGCCGAGCATGAACTCGAAAAAGTTTTGCATAATTTTGACCTTACATGAAAGTTTTTAGTTGTTCTTCAATTGATGCTTTGTCAAAAATATTTTTAAGGCTGATGATGTTCTCTTTACCAGCGTCTTTTAGTTGGTTTGCAACGTCTGTTGCTGCAACCCAAATATCCGCATTACTTGATGCTGCAGATGATAGATCTTCGTGATCAACTTCTGCTTCGAAACCGATTTTTTTAGCGACTTCTTTTACTGCCATTTCCATCATTAGAGAAGTACCAAGGCCGTTACCGCAAACTACAAGAATCTTTTTCATAATATTTGTCTCAATTGGATTTTAGGGGTTGAGAAACTTCGTTCTCTTATTGTGTGAGAGCATAGTAACGGAAATATTCAGATTTCAATAAGATCTCCATCACAAAGCTAAAATGAGATTGTGACGGAGGTCTCGTTAATTTGTGGTAAGGATCCAGAGTGAGACTTTGATCAAATTTAACTTTTCACTCGAATATGCAACGTATTTTATTGAGAAAGGCGGGCTTAATTAATTTTTATATCAGAATATAAATCTATAGAGGCTTTATTGTAGAAAACAGAGAATTAATCGTATCGACCGTAGTCAGTAAGCATTTTCTTAAGCATGCTATTAACGTCTTTGGTCTTTTTGTTTCTTTTAGTCAGTTGGCTAAGAGAGGTTGGTCTTGGGGAGGTAACATTTTCACTGTCGACTTCTTCAGTTTTATCTTTCATTTTCTGTACGGCAGGCAATAACATTCTAATTTCTTCGTTATTGGCATTGGTCAGTACCACAATATTTTCAGATTCAACTTGAGTAATGGTTAATATCCCGTGTTTAACCGATTCAACCTTTTCACCAATCATAATTGACTCAGGCGCAACAGAGCGATCGGTAAGTTGACCTGTACGTAATTTCGCCGCGCTGATAGCG is a genomic window of Vibrio crassostreae containing:
- a CDS encoding putative bifunctional diguanylate cyclase/phosphodiesterase; amino-acid sequence: MMTSYQPFEYLKCPIWIYDIDNKRITWANSSALPLWESESLFELTSRDFSVEMSKAIEATLEEYQRQFLRNESIKTWWNFTPNYISKRALCLFSGIPLPDGRTGMLVQVVAEEGSLKHDLACSDGSNLSLLFDRSGAVVSANSAFSQNYGMPFSTLSDFVSSEEIAAHWLFSARKGREILEEVSCHIGDKAHHFDVQGKWLFDKSELLLNLTCTTKQKKKLIKARYNAEHDCLTELYNRRGITNLLETSIAYRSPFELMFVDLDGFKLVNDTYGHSVGDQLLKQVGERLKQLVDETCMIGRFGGDEFIVIAHTCRNQNIPLLCTRIIDALNRSFHISGIGTLSVGCSIGTAHFPDNAVDQESLLKQAGMAMHIAKANGRNRFQTFTPDLAQTLHRKVEIRHRLTQALENEDLDLHYQPIMNTNSVKVKGFEALLRWSDKELGNIGPDEFITLAEETGQIVPLGKWVLNSALKQLSIWHREFDSELMMSINISSIQMHATFAEQLSAMLNFYNIQPQNIALEITESSMIFKHGEVRQALSDISKLGVELHLDDFGTGYSSLSMLHDLPISTVKLDKSFVHGSHKGSKAIVQATHAICDKLGLKVVAEGVETETQKDFLIDCGYQYLQGYLFSKPIPSNEVESQFLFVR
- a CDS encoding response regulator transcription factor, which translates into the protein MSKTKVLIVEDDQEIARLTTLYLEAEGYSVSVVHEGNLALEAIRSIEPDLVLLDLMLPGMSGAQICRQAREFYNGMILVLTASADEMSEVSLFKFGADDYVAKPIRGHALLARIEALLRRAAPAAKAQETAAEKQCDIVINSAAQSATLYGQNLKLTSAEFEILNLLVNNICQVVTRDQCCQLFRGIDYAFNDRSIDMRVSGLRRKLRIHAKDKQLIRTVRNKGYMLVA
- a CDS encoding sensor histidine kinase, with translation MRKFITAKLRSVSMFARLYLGIVTGMSATIFLFLNLGEGHMRRTEIETFLNDGIYFAEQYTRQHNQENSLYKELDRTGYQQFYIFNLRLLENWSGEAPCQRCELYTTLNGVPIYLSDNNLYSAVFQLPNSRFSFAFSEVGDFFSPEIEWYEDSERHFLMGLLLAVIVAIGASVYLPVRRFQERIELLVEKQKQFGKGKLSTRSELDEIHPVSDLASSFNFMAEEIESKVKQSHIFAQAIPHEVRTPLSRIQLATDILRRGAPEHHQALFDDIDTYIEDINDLTSEIIMLSKLNVMDNSFFELVKVRASLLEYCLDRIRYSQLDNVTFDSKVQQESTIKCDCSMARLVFDNILKNAGNYTQDKVWMTLDENSENWLVVIEDNGSGIPAERRDEVFLPFSRLDSSRTSATGGLGLGLAIALSAAKKLSWDIKIDDSSHGGAKFSIVIPKTL
- a CDS encoding GNAT family N-acetyltransferase; this translates as MFKTVIDNELSIALVEESFASHYAEISQSQNEYLSQWLVWPPHCKTEQDFRIFIQRSLHDYAEGQSMTCAIVYKDNIVGNCSFNTIDHNKQKVTIGYWLSETYQGKGIVTRVVAKLIDIAFNELDMEKVEISAATGNQSSRKVCERLHFTLEGIITRNENLNGRIVDHAIYGLHRC
- a CDS encoding HD-GYP domain-containing protein, whose product is MNQHCQDVTVDLRKALFGIAKALDNVGFESKNHGQRVGYIAYRCALSVGWEEEQAQLAFSLGLIHDCGVSQIDEQRSLVSGFIPDSSYHHCQKGYQILKECPVLSIFAKPVLYHHTPWTDLKTIHISELEKELAAIVMLADRVDYLYGITSSDRYGNLTPDGKTSIIERLTEQADEMFETNLVQHMCELVDLDDFWFSMEIPYIENMRDNFEPVPFFSQQMSLDETVAFAEFIANVVDTKSSFTFKHSLKVGQLSEYLAKQLGYSYTTQRKLYLAGLVHDIGKLQTPNDILHKPDLLTEEEYCCIKRHATDTRFALQELFSSPQVCQWASNHHERLDGSGYPMGKTAEELDQPSRIVAVVDVFQALTQSRPYRAGMTLEETLAILTDHVDNFKLDREVFECLNKHAQYCFELSTDKRMYAF
- a CDS encoding PTS sugar transporter subunit IIA, coding for MSLFDLIGNQGVIINSEENLTVDAAIDVTCSTLLANNKIEASYVEAIKQKHKDIGAYYVLAPKIAMPHARPEDGVNEASLQVTVFKKGVDLESEDNGDVYLSITLAAMDSDSHIHTIMALSELFQNDDDIDAIIAAETEQAIIEILKRY
- a CDS encoding PTS ascorbate transporter subunit IIC, with product MQNFFEFMLGLLKEPAIMVGLIAFIGLVAQKADISTILKGTIKTVMGFLILGFGAGALVGALNNFSVVFTEAFGVSGVIPNNEAIVALAQEAFGYEMALIMFFAFVVNILLARITPLKYIFLTGHHTMFMSMLVAVILSTANIEGTALVAIGSIIVGSLMVIMPALAQKYTEKVMGTDQLAMGHFSTFSYLVSGYIGSKFGDTSKSTEDINVPKSLMFLRDTPVAVATTMAIFFMFASIVAGGDFVETVSGGQNWVVFTFMQSLVFAGGVYIVLQGVKMLIAEIVPAFKGISDKLVPGAKPALDCPMVFPVAPNAVLIGFLCSFAAGLLAMAVQGALGWTIIVAGVVPHFFVGGAAGVYGNATGGLRGAILGSFTQGLCISFLPMLLLPVLGGLGLEATTFADFDFGVVGLILGWIVS
- a CDS encoding PTS sugar transporter subunit IIB, whose protein sequence is MKKILVVCGNGLGTSLMMEMAVKEVAKKIGFEAEVDHEDLSSAASSNADIWVAATDVANQLKDAGKENIISLKNIFDKASIEEQLKTFM